A single Alosa sapidissima isolate fAloSap1 chromosome 17, fAloSap1.pri, whole genome shotgun sequence DNA region contains:
- the elovl2 gene encoding elongation of very long chain fatty acids protein 2, translated as MSYFSTLDRQLNSAVDSLFGERDPRVRGWLLLDSYLPTVLFTLLYLLIVLLGPLYMRHRPAYSLKRVLVAYNFLVTMLSFYMLVELISATWAAGYRLQCQGLSEVGDADVRVARVLWWYYFSKLIEFMDTIFFVLRKKNSQITFLHVYHHASMFNIWWCVLNWIPCGQSFFGPTLNSFIHVMMYSYYGLSTFPSMHKYLWWKRYLTQAQLIQFFLTISHTLSAVIVPCGFPIGCLLFQTSYMFTLVILFINFYIQTYRKRTPRDAGNRTDADVSSHLNGHFAYVNGTTTKQKVK; from the exons ATCCCAGAGTGCGAGGATGGCTCCTACTGGACTCCTATCTGCCCACAGTCCTGTTCACGCTCCTCTATCTGCTCATAGTGCTGCTAGGCCCCCTCTACATGAGGCACAGACCAGCCTACTCCCTCAAAAGGGTCTTAGTGGCCTACAACTTCTTAGTCACAATGTTGTCCTTCTACATGTTAGTTGAG CTCATCTCAGCGACCTGGGCGGCTGGCTATCGACTCCAGTGCCAGGGTCTGAGCGAAGTAGGAGATGCAGACGTCAGG GTGGCCAGAGTGCTTTGGTGGTACTACTTCTCGAAGCTCATCGAGTTTATGGACACCATCTTTTTCGTGCTGAGGAAGAAGAACAGTCAGATCACCTTCCTGCATGTGTACCACCATGCCTCCATGTTCAACATCTGGTGGTGTGTACTCAACTGGATCCCCTGTGGGCAGA GTTTCTTTGGGCCAACCTTGAACAGTTTCATCCACGTGATGATGTACTCGTACTACGGCCTGTCCACTTTCCCCTCCATGCACAAATACCTGTGGTGGAAACGCTACCTGACGCAGGCCCAGCTG ATTCAGTTCTTCCTGACCATCAGTCACACACTGAGTGCGGTCATCGTGCCATGTGGCTTCCCCATTGGCTGCTTACTCTTCCAGACGAGCTACATGTTCACTCTTGTTATTCTCTTCATCAACTTCTACATCCAG ACATACAGGAAAAGGACACCCAGGGATGCGGGAAATCGGACTGATGCTGACGTCAGCTCTCATCTAAATGGCCATTTTGCCTACGTCAATGGGACCACGACAAAGCAAAAGGTCAAGTGA